One genomic region from Chelonia mydas isolate rCheMyd1 chromosome 25, rCheMyd1.pri.v2, whole genome shotgun sequence encodes:
- the LOC102944255 gene encoding mitotic interactor and substrate of PLK1 isoform X1 — MFKYTPPWQVLCASLEPRAQGQQNIFHAEGLQVYEEPAINPTAEQQLRGQEDASEELPEESPQEMDRVTRNLIFHLPHKTPEYNTHQGSLSAELRAESSDDVFAPYSQGNWKAENGHDWRPSYLPEDRSEFATNSLDAGRDLWTPPPDRESKLEVVSSGMLYDVRAYKEERKPSKLYSGDEEELNYPLTRLDISPEKAKELEEERKEVIQSQVVRRSSTMAEKWNSIEELDSLSTGSAGRGEAKQGGGYATSFALCFYSRSPEQVRTPVDPENIDREQINFAAARQQFLTLEKTNPSTVFSPRQKVMSPKPEPAQNTSEGEWHCAEGVLKMFMGYDDADAPSQREINGYDVAYETPMAEELYAPKKTGIEREDPNGRTASLTKASFRDDLDSGLGEMSNESSVGYISDGSMSNEIFDTQLDLKAGNQDPAKELKARDETPIEREIRLAMEREESLWKERGIQRLRSSNELVEIQTKPLLSTSLSLSSSRKAKDKGRVSFYVQREIEQETKREEDLKKEGRLLGMYDKGTQQELGERKKVFEQEDAFPAPHKPAFAKKSEDLRGTLNSKFPLQQAVDGSFGPTESTTDGKRVPNHNVNLISFQAYQPHSTLNTSKRSTVDGLLSCNQPSGSCSKLVDEDSFGARRPSPTERTDSTASPEERVRVHKEYFATPFWKPKISFVSDQGTQGLLGKEKMLEPVGTQEDQYTLKKGKPQTSWLIEEEIRRALQREQELQEQWRHRLLTDSSSPASDDGSAREKGFRSQLPSQSSATSGTTDSYWVTKSPVFAPASHQSGTLGSAPPPNVPSPYQGYTGRHASETAPDSPTGPPWDEKKKRKLKEDRKYASIEASDDVNTEILESTRVTRHKNAMAERWESGQFFNKDNA, encoded by the exons ATGTTCAAATACACCCCGCCGTGGCAGGTCCTCTGTGCCTCCCTGGAGCCCAGGGCACAG GGACAGCAAAACATCTTTCATGCAGAAGGCCTTCAGGTGTACGAGGAACCTGCGATTAATCCCACAGCTGAACAGCAGCTCAGAGGCCAGGAAGACGCTTCTGAAGAGCTGCCTGAGGAATCGCCCCAGGAAATGGACAGAGTCACCAGAAACCTGATCTTCCATCTCCCTCACAAGACTCCTGAATACAACACTCACCAAGGCAGCTTGTCTGCAGAACTGAGAGCCGAGAGCAGCGATGATGTGTTTGCTCCCTACAGCCAGGGCAACTGGAAGGCTGAAAATGGCCACGACTGGAGACCCAGTTATCTGCCAGAAGACAGATCTGAATTTGCAACAAACTCCCTGGATGCTGGAAGGGATCTCTGGACTCCACCTCCAGACAGAGAGTCCAAGCTAGAGGTCGTGTCATCAGGGATGTTGTATGATGTCAGGGCTTATAAAGAGGAGAGGAAGCCATCCAAGCTGTACTCGGGTGATGAGGAAGAGCTGAATTACCCCCTCACCCGTTTGGACATCTCGCCCGAGAAAGCAAAAGAGCttgaagaggagaggaaagaggtaATCCAAAGCCAGGTGGTGAGGAGAAGCTCCACCATGGCTGAGAAGTGGAACTCCATAGAGGAGCTGGATTCTCTAAGCACGGGCTCAGCCGGTAGAGGTGAGGCGAAGCAGGGAGGAGGCTATGCCACCAGCTTTGCCCTTTGCTTTTATAGCCGTTCCCCAGAGCAAGTGAGGACACCCGTCGACCCTGAAAACATAGACAGGGAGCAGATCAACTTTGCTGCTGCCCGGCAACAGTTCCTCACACTGGAAAAGACTAACCCAAGCACGGTCTTCAGCCCGAGGCAGAAAGTTATGTCTCCAAAGCCAGAACCAGCTCAGAACACCTCTGAGGGAGAGTGGCACTGCGCTGAGGGCGTGTTGAAGATGTTTATGGGCTATGACGATGCTGACGCACCCAGCCAGAGAGAGATCAACGGGTATGATGTGGCATACGAGACACCCATGGCGGAGGAGCTGTATGCTCCCAAAAAGACTGGTATAGAAAGGGAAGATCCCAATGGGAGAACGGCCAGCTTGACCAAAGCCTCTTTCAGAGATGACCTGGACTCCGGCTTGGGTGAAATGTCCAATGAGTCCAGCGTGGGTTACATTAGCGATGGAAGCATGTCCAATGAGATCTTCGACACTCAGCTGGATTTGAAGGCCGGCAACCAGGATCCTGCCAAAGAGCTGAAGGCCAGGGATGAGACGCCCATTGAACGGGAAATCCGCTTGGcaatggagagggaggaaagCCTATGGAAAGAGAGAGGGATCCAGAGACTGAGGAGCAGCAATGAGCTGGTGGAAATCCAGACCAAGCCCCTCCtctccacttctctctctttATCTTCCTCCAGGAAAGCAAAAGACAAAGGCCGTGTTTCCTTTTACGTCCAGAGGGAGATCGAGCAGGAAACCAAGCGGGAAGAAGATCTGAAGAAGGAAGGGAGGCTACTGGGGATGTACGACAAGGGGACGCAGCAGGAACTGGGTGAGCGCAAGAAAGTATTTGAGCAGGAGGATGCCTTCCCGGCCCCACACAAACCAGCGTTTGCAAAGAAATCAGAGGACCTAAGGGGGACCCTGAACAGCAAATTTCCACTACAGCAAGCCGTGGATGGCAGCTTCGGTCCCACGGAGAGCACCACAGATGGAAAGAGAGTCCCTAACCACAACGTGAATCTAATAAGCTTCCAGGCTTATCAGCCACATTCCACGCTAAACACTAGTAAGAGAAGCACGGTGGATGGGCTGCTGTCATGCAATCAGCCCTCCGGCAGCTGCAGCAAATTGGTGGATGAGGATTCCTTTGGGGCAAGGCGCCCCAGCCCTACAGAAAGGACAGATTCCACAGCAAGTCCGGAGGAGAGGGTCAGGGTGCACAAGGAATACTTCGCCACTCCGTTCTGGAAACCCAAGATCTCCTTTGTGAGTGACCAGGGGACGCAGGGCCTGCTCGGAAAGGAAAAGATGCTGGAGCCAGTGGGCACCCAGGAGGACCAGTACACCCTAAAGAAGGGCAAGCCCCAGACGTCTTGGCTGATCGAGGAGGAGATCCGGAGGGCTCTGCAGAGggaacaggagctgcaggagcagtggaGGCATAGGCTGCTGACTGACAGCTCCTCTCCAGCCAGCGATGACGGCTCTGCCCGGGAGAAGGGCTTCCGGTCTCAGCTTCCATCTCAGAGTTCag CTACCTCGGGCACCACTGACAGCTACTGGGTGACCAAATCTCCCGTCTTTGCTCCTGCCTCGCACCAGTCAGGGACGCTGGGGTCAGCCCCTCCACCTAATGTGCCCAGTCCCTATCAGGGCTACACAGGCAGACACGCCTCTGAAACAGCCCCTGACAGTCCCACGGGGCCCCCGTGGGatgagaagaagaagaggaagctgAAGGAAGACAGGAAG TATGCAAGCATTGAAGCAAGCGATGACGTCAACACAGAG aTTTTAGAAAGCACCCGAGTGACTCGCCACAAGAATGCCATGGCCGAACGCTGGGAATCAGGACAGTTCTTCAACAAAGATAATGCCTGA
- the LOC102944255 gene encoding mitotic interactor and substrate of PLK1 isoform X2: protein MDRVTRNLIFHLPHKTPEYNTHQGSLSAELRAESSDDVFAPYSQGNWKAENGHDWRPSYLPEDRSEFATNSLDAGRDLWTPPPDRESKLEVVSSGMLYDVRAYKEERKPSKLYSGDEEELNYPLTRLDISPEKAKELEEERKEVIQSQVVRRSSTMAEKWNSIEELDSLSTGSAGRGEAKQGGGYATSFALCFYSRSPEQVRTPVDPENIDREQINFAAARQQFLTLEKTNPSTVFSPRQKVMSPKPEPAQNTSEGEWHCAEGVLKMFMGYDDADAPSQREINGYDVAYETPMAEELYAPKKTGIEREDPNGRTASLTKASFRDDLDSGLGEMSNESSVGYISDGSMSNEIFDTQLDLKAGNQDPAKELKARDETPIEREIRLAMEREESLWKERGIQRLRSSNELVEIQTKPLLSTSLSLSSSRKAKDKGRVSFYVQREIEQETKREEDLKKEGRLLGMYDKGTQQELGERKKVFEQEDAFPAPHKPAFAKKSEDLRGTLNSKFPLQQAVDGSFGPTESTTDGKRVPNHNVNLISFQAYQPHSTLNTSKRSTVDGLLSCNQPSGSCSKLVDEDSFGARRPSPTERTDSTASPEERVRVHKEYFATPFWKPKISFVSDQGTQGLLGKEKMLEPVGTQEDQYTLKKGKPQTSWLIEEEIRRALQREQELQEQWRHRLLTDSSSPASDDGSAREKGFRSQLPSQSSATSGTTDSYWVTKSPVFAPASHQSGTLGSAPPPNVPSPYQGYTGRHASETAPDSPTGPPWDEKKKRKLKEDRKYASIEASDDVNTEILESTRVTRHKNAMAERWESGQFFNKDNA, encoded by the exons ATGGACAGAGTCACCAGAAACCTGATCTTCCATCTCCCTCACAAGACTCCTGAATACAACACTCACCAAGGCAGCTTGTCTGCAGAACTGAGAGCCGAGAGCAGCGATGATGTGTTTGCTCCCTACAGCCAGGGCAACTGGAAGGCTGAAAATGGCCACGACTGGAGACCCAGTTATCTGCCAGAAGACAGATCTGAATTTGCAACAAACTCCCTGGATGCTGGAAGGGATCTCTGGACTCCACCTCCAGACAGAGAGTCCAAGCTAGAGGTCGTGTCATCAGGGATGTTGTATGATGTCAGGGCTTATAAAGAGGAGAGGAAGCCATCCAAGCTGTACTCGGGTGATGAGGAAGAGCTGAATTACCCCCTCACCCGTTTGGACATCTCGCCCGAGAAAGCAAAAGAGCttgaagaggagaggaaagaggtaATCCAAAGCCAGGTGGTGAGGAGAAGCTCCACCATGGCTGAGAAGTGGAACTCCATAGAGGAGCTGGATTCTCTAAGCACGGGCTCAGCCGGTAGAGGTGAGGCGAAGCAGGGAGGAGGCTATGCCACCAGCTTTGCCCTTTGCTTTTATAGCCGTTCCCCAGAGCAAGTGAGGACACCCGTCGACCCTGAAAACATAGACAGGGAGCAGATCAACTTTGCTGCTGCCCGGCAACAGTTCCTCACACTGGAAAAGACTAACCCAAGCACGGTCTTCAGCCCGAGGCAGAAAGTTATGTCTCCAAAGCCAGAACCAGCTCAGAACACCTCTGAGGGAGAGTGGCACTGCGCTGAGGGCGTGTTGAAGATGTTTATGGGCTATGACGATGCTGACGCACCCAGCCAGAGAGAGATCAACGGGTATGATGTGGCATACGAGACACCCATGGCGGAGGAGCTGTATGCTCCCAAAAAGACTGGTATAGAAAGGGAAGATCCCAATGGGAGAACGGCCAGCTTGACCAAAGCCTCTTTCAGAGATGACCTGGACTCCGGCTTGGGTGAAATGTCCAATGAGTCCAGCGTGGGTTACATTAGCGATGGAAGCATGTCCAATGAGATCTTCGACACTCAGCTGGATTTGAAGGCCGGCAACCAGGATCCTGCCAAAGAGCTGAAGGCCAGGGATGAGACGCCCATTGAACGGGAAATCCGCTTGGcaatggagagggaggaaagCCTATGGAAAGAGAGAGGGATCCAGAGACTGAGGAGCAGCAATGAGCTGGTGGAAATCCAGACCAAGCCCCTCCtctccacttctctctctttATCTTCCTCCAGGAAAGCAAAAGACAAAGGCCGTGTTTCCTTTTACGTCCAGAGGGAGATCGAGCAGGAAACCAAGCGGGAAGAAGATCTGAAGAAGGAAGGGAGGCTACTGGGGATGTACGACAAGGGGACGCAGCAGGAACTGGGTGAGCGCAAGAAAGTATTTGAGCAGGAGGATGCCTTCCCGGCCCCACACAAACCAGCGTTTGCAAAGAAATCAGAGGACCTAAGGGGGACCCTGAACAGCAAATTTCCACTACAGCAAGCCGTGGATGGCAGCTTCGGTCCCACGGAGAGCACCACAGATGGAAAGAGAGTCCCTAACCACAACGTGAATCTAATAAGCTTCCAGGCTTATCAGCCACATTCCACGCTAAACACTAGTAAGAGAAGCACGGTGGATGGGCTGCTGTCATGCAATCAGCCCTCCGGCAGCTGCAGCAAATTGGTGGATGAGGATTCCTTTGGGGCAAGGCGCCCCAGCCCTACAGAAAGGACAGATTCCACAGCAAGTCCGGAGGAGAGGGTCAGGGTGCACAAGGAATACTTCGCCACTCCGTTCTGGAAACCCAAGATCTCCTTTGTGAGTGACCAGGGGACGCAGGGCCTGCTCGGAAAGGAAAAGATGCTGGAGCCAGTGGGCACCCAGGAGGACCAGTACACCCTAAAGAAGGGCAAGCCCCAGACGTCTTGGCTGATCGAGGAGGAGATCCGGAGGGCTCTGCAGAGggaacaggagctgcaggagcagtggaGGCATAGGCTGCTGACTGACAGCTCCTCTCCAGCCAGCGATGACGGCTCTGCCCGGGAGAAGGGCTTCCGGTCTCAGCTTCCATCTCAGAGTTCag CTACCTCGGGCACCACTGACAGCTACTGGGTGACCAAATCTCCCGTCTTTGCTCCTGCCTCGCACCAGTCAGGGACGCTGGGGTCAGCCCCTCCACCTAATGTGCCCAGTCCCTATCAGGGCTACACAGGCAGACACGCCTCTGAAACAGCCCCTGACAGTCCCACGGGGCCCCCGTGGGatgagaagaagaagaggaagctgAAGGAAGACAGGAAG TATGCAAGCATTGAAGCAAGCGATGACGTCAACACAGAG aTTTTAGAAAGCACCCGAGTGACTCGCCACAAGAATGCCATGGCCGAACGCTGGGAATCAGGACAGTTCTTCAACAAAGATAATGCCTGA